A portion of the Rhinolophus sinicus isolate RSC01 linkage group LG03, ASM3656204v1, whole genome shotgun sequence genome contains these proteins:
- the GLCE gene encoding D-glucuronyl C5-epimerase, with protein sequence MRCLAARVNYKTLIIICALFTLVTVLLWNKCSSDKAIQFPRHLSSGFRLDGLEKRAAASESNNYVNHLAKQSEEAFPQEQQKAPPVAGGFNSNGGSKVLGLKYEEIDCLINDEHTIKGRREGNEIFLPFTWVEKYFDVYGKMVQYDGYDRFEFSHSYSKVYAQRAPYHPDGVFMSFEGYNVEVRDRVKCISGLEGVPLSTQWGPQGYFYPIQIAQYGLSHYSKNLTEKPPHIEVYETAEDRDKLSKPSDWTVPKGCSVASVADKSRFTNVKQFIAPETSDGVSLQLGNTKDFIISFDLKFLTNGSVSVVLETTEKNQLFTVHYVSNTQLIAFKERDIYYGIGPRTSWSTVTRDLVTDLRKGVGLSNTKAVKPTKIMPKKVVRLIAKGKGFLDNVTISTTAHMAAFFAASDWLVRNQDEKGGWPIMVTRKLGEGFKSLEPGWYSAMAQGQAISTLVRAYLLTKDHIFLNSALRATAPYKFLSEQHGVKAVFMNKHDWYEEYPTTPSSFVLNGFMYSLIGLYDLKETAGEKLGKEARLLYERGMESLKAMLPLYDTGSGTIYDLRHFMLGIAPNLARWDYHTTHINQLQLLSTIDESPIFKEFVKRWKSYLKGSRAKHN encoded by the exons ATGCGTTGCTTGGCAGCTCGGGTCAACTATAAGACTTTGATTATCATCTGCGCACTCTTCACTTTGGTCACAGTGCTTCTGTGGAATAAGTGTTCCAGCGACAAAGCAATCCAGTTTCCACGGCACTTGAGTAGTGGCTTCAGACTGGATGGATTAGAAAAAAGAGCAGCAGCATCTGAGAGTAACAACTATGTGAACCACCTGGCCAAACAGTCTGAGGAGGCCTTCCCTCAGGAACAGCAGAAAGCACCCCCTGTCGCTGGTGGCTTCAACAGCAATGGGGGAAGCAAGGTGTTAGGGCTCAAATATGAAGAAATTGACTGCCTCATAAATGATGAACACACGATTAAAGGGAGACGAGAGGGGAACGAAATCTTTCTTCCGTTCACTTGGGTAGAGAAATATTTTGACGTTTATGGAAAGATGGTTCAGTATGATGGCTATGACCGGTTTGAGTTCTCTCATAGCTATTCCAAAGTCTATGCTCAGAGAGCCCCTTATCACCCTGATGGTGTGTTTATGTCCTTCGAAGGCTACAATGTGGAAGTCCGAGACAGAGTCAAGTGCATAAGTGGGCTTGAAG GTGTACCTTTATCTACGCAGTGGGGACCTCAAGGCTATTTCTACCCAATCCAAATCGCACAGTATGGGTTAAGTCATTACAGCAAGAATCTCACTGAGAAACCCCCTCACATAGAGGTGTATGAAACAGCGGAAGACAGGGACAAACTCAGCAAGCCCAGTGACTGGACCGTGCCAAAGGGCTGCTCTGTGGCTAGTGTGGCTGATAAGTCTAGATTTACCAATGTTAAACAGTTCATAGCCCCAG AAACCAGTGATGGTGTATCTTTGCAACTGGGGAACacaaaagattttattatttcattcgaCCTCAAGTTCTTGACAAATGGAAGTGTGTCCGTGGTTCTAGAGACCACAGAAAAGAATCAGCTCTTCACTGTACATTATGTCTCCAATACCCAGCTAATTGCTTTTAAAGAAAGAGACATATACTATGGCATCGGGCCCAGAACTTCATGGAGCACAGTTACCAGGGACCTGGTCACTGACCTCAGGAAAGGAGTGGGCCTTTCCAACACAAAAGCTGTCAAGCCAACCAAAATAATGCCCAAGAAGGTGGTTAGGCTGATTGCAAAAGGGAAAGGATTCCTCGACAACGTTACCATCTCCACCACAGCCCACATGGCCGCATTCTTCGCTGCCAGTGATTGGCTGGTAAGGAACCAAGACGAGAAAGGTGGCTGGCCAATTATGGTGACCCGTAAGTTAGGGGAAGGGTTCAAGTCTTTAGAGCCAGGGTGGTACTCTGCCATGGCCCAAGGGCAAGCCATCTCTACCTTAGTCAGGGCCTATCTGttaacaaaagaccacatattccTCAATTCAGCTTTAAGGGCAACAGCCCCTTACAAGTTTCTATCAGAGCAGCATGGAGTTAAAGCTGTGTTTATGAACAAACATGACTGGTACGAAGAATATCCAACCACACCTagctcttttgttttaaatggctTTATGTATTCTTTAATTGGGCTGTATGACTTAAAAGAAACTGCAGGGGAAAAACTCGGGAAAGAAGCGAGGTTGCTGTATGAGCGTGGCATGGAATCCCTGAAAGCCATGCTGCCCTTGTACGACACGGGCTCGGGAACCATCTATGACCTCCGGCACTTCATGCTGGGCATCGCCCCCAACCTGGCCCGCTGGGACTATCACACCACCCACATCAATCAGCTGCAACTCCTCAGCACCATTGATGAGTCCCCAATCTTCAAAGAGTTTGTCAAGAGGTGGAAAAGCTACCTGAAAGGCAGCAGGGCAAAGCACAACTAG